Part of the Methanosarcinales archaeon genome, TTGAACTACACCATGCTACGCGGGAGGCTGAGTAAAAGGGGGGTAGAGGGATTCTAAAAAATGGTCCATAGAATTTGAGTAATGAACCACAAAGGACGCAAAGACAATTCTGCCTGCAGGACCCAGTGAGGTCCTAGAGTCCAGGATCGAGCTGTGGAACCGCAATACCTGCGAGATCACCTTCCTTAAAACCAAGAGCAAGTAAGTGAGTTATGAGGAAGCGCAGGAGTCGTTTGGGAGGCATCATCCGGCGTTTGTGGAGGGGGGGTGAAAAATATAAATAGAAAGTAAGAAGTCTGTGATTATATATGTTGCGTCTATACGAAATTGCTAAGAAAGCTAGATCGGGGGAAGAAGGAGCACAAAACGAAAACCTTCTAACAGGAATTTTTGTATGGGTCAACGAAAGATATCCACAGTTTTTATTAAAAATATTTGAACAATCTCATTATTTTGGGCGGATAGATGAATTTAATAAGCTAGTCTCACAGTTCGAAAAAGATGATCTACAACTAGATAGTATAGATTCTTCTTTAGATGGATCGGCAGAATTCGGTCGATTAGATGCAGTTTTCAAGGGAAAGATCTTCACATTAGGGTTAGAAAATAAAGTTGTACCAATTGCGAAGCTAAAGCCAAACGATTTACATAACCAAATAGAAAGATATTGTCAAGCAATGGAGAAAACCGAGCTTTCTTCTGAATGGTTGATACTAGTAATCACTCCTGATTCCGAATCAGATGCAAAAAAAGAGCTAGGTCCTTTTAGTAAGACTTTTTCAGACAAGGTATGTTGGATTTCATGGCAAAAAGTATGGGATATATCAAAAGATATTATTGAATCGCCTAATATCAGCAAAGACAAAAAGTTGGTCTTAGGAGAACTTAAAGGAGGACTTGAATTGGCAAACTTAAAACTTATTAAACCGAAACCCAACCGATGCAACACCGATAAAAATCCGAAAAACTACCGAAACAAAAAACCATGTTCCTTAATAAATTCCTAAAAAAAGAACACATTTCAATCCACCCCCCAGCCGGCTTGATTACCGACATCACCGACCTGGACGAGTTCAAGCAAAG contains:
- a CDS encoding PD-(D/E)XK nuclease family protein, translated to MLRLYEIAKKARSGEEGAQNENLLTGIFVWVNERYPQFLLKIFEQSHYFGRIDEFNKLVSQFEKDDLQLDSIDSSLDGSAEFGRLDAVFKGKIFTLGLENKVVPIAKLKPNDLHNQIERYCQAMEKTELSSEWLILVITPDSESDAKKELGPFSKTFSDKVCWISWQKVWDISKDIIESPNISKDKKLVLGELKGGLELANLKLIKPKPNRCNTDKNPKNYRNKKPCSLINS